The Urbifossiella limnaea genome has a window encoding:
- the acpP gene encoding acyl carrier protein: MSVEQRVTEIVCEHLAVQKDQVSRTTKFIEDIGADSLDIVELVMELEEEFDIQIPDDQAEKIKTVGEAVDFIEAALKNKPQG; the protein is encoded by the coding sequence GTGTCCGTCGAGCAGCGCGTCACCGAGATCGTCTGCGAGCACCTGGCCGTCCAGAAGGACCAGGTCAGCCGCACCACCAAGTTCATCGAGGACATCGGGGCCGACTCCCTCGACATCGTCGAGCTGGTGATGGAACTCGAGGAGGAGTTCGACATCCAGATCCCCGACGACCAGGCCGAGAAGATCAAGACGGTCGGCGAGGCCGTCGACTTCATCGAGGCCGCCCTCAAGAACAAGCCCCAGGGCTGA
- the fabD gene encoding ACP S-malonyltransferase, producing MPNTALLFPGQGAQAVGMAGALCQSHPPAHDLFQHASAALGYDLLDVCVNGPAERLNATDVSQPAIFVASLAALDQLRATQPEALSAVTATAGLSLGEYTALVFAGALSFDDGLKVVKARGAAMQAAAVATPSGMVAVLGVDAPDVEALVAEARAAGTLEVANYLCPGNTVASGVLPALDRLEQLCQEKGGIRTARLAVAGAFHTALMKPADDALAAALAGVELKPPTTPVWSNVDARPHTDPAEIRELLVRQVLSPVRWEDTLRGLMAAGVERFYEVGPGRVLAGLMKRVHRKADFTNVTA from the coding sequence ATGCCGAACACCGCTCTCCTCTTCCCCGGCCAGGGTGCCCAGGCCGTCGGCATGGCCGGCGCGCTGTGCCAGAGTCACCCGCCGGCCCACGACCTGTTCCAGCACGCCTCGGCCGCCCTGGGGTACGACCTGCTGGACGTGTGCGTCAACGGCCCGGCGGAGCGGCTCAACGCCACCGACGTCAGCCAGCCGGCCATCTTCGTCGCCAGCCTCGCCGCCCTCGACCAACTCCGCGCTACGCAGCCGGAGGCGCTGTCGGCCGTCACCGCGACCGCCGGCCTCAGCCTCGGGGAGTACACCGCCCTCGTCTTCGCCGGGGCGCTGTCGTTCGACGACGGCCTGAAGGTCGTGAAGGCCCGCGGCGCGGCCATGCAGGCGGCCGCGGTTGCCACGCCGTCGGGAATGGTCGCGGTGCTCGGCGTCGACGCCCCGGACGTGGAGGCGCTGGTGGCCGAGGCGCGGGCCGCCGGAACCCTGGAAGTGGCGAACTACCTCTGCCCGGGGAACACGGTCGCGTCCGGCGTGCTGCCGGCGCTCGACCGGCTCGAACAGCTGTGCCAGGAGAAGGGCGGCATCCGCACCGCCCGGCTGGCCGTGGCCGGGGCGTTCCACACCGCCTTGATGAAGCCCGCCGACGACGCACTGGCGGCGGCCCTGGCGGGCGTCGAGCTCAAGCCGCCGACGACCCCCGTGTGGTCGAACGTGGACGCGCGGCCGCACACCGACCCGGCCGAAATCCGGGAACTGCTGGTGCGTCAGGTGCTGTCGCCGGTGCGCTGGGAGGACACGCTGCGCGGGCTGATGGCGGCCGGCGTGGAGCGGTTCTACGAGGTCGGCCCCGGGCGGGTGCTGGCCGGGCTCATGAAGCGCGTCCACCGCAAGGCCGACTTCACCAACGTGACGGCATAA
- the rpmF gene encoding 50S ribosomal protein L32, protein MAVPKRRTSRSRKGTRRSHHHVTPVQVQYCPKCNEAVMPHRLCPNCGSYQGREVINMDAGDDAK, encoded by the coding sequence ATGGCCGTTCCGAAGCGCCGCACGTCGCGGTCCCGCAAGGGCACCCGCCGCAGCCACCACCACGTCACGCCGGTGCAGGTGCAGTACTGCCCGAAGTGCAACGAGGCGGTGATGCCGCACCGCCTGTGCCCGAACTGCGGCTCCTACCAGGGCCGCGAGGTCATCAACATGGACGCCGGCGACGACGCGAAGTAA
- a CDS encoding type I phosphomannose isomerase catalytic subunit, whose protein sequence is MSLPPLRFEPIFKENLWGGSRLPAFLRRPAPRAGAIGEAWVLSDVDGSPSIVADGPHAGKTLRQLLAADARAILGSAPLVNGRFPLLLKFIDARQELSVQVHPDDAQAAAAQPGANGKTEAWVILRTNPDTSRVYAGFREGVTAADFRAALVTKTVPQTLHCFTPAPGDCVFLEAGTVHAIGAELVVFEVQQTCDITYRLYDWDRVDEKTKQPRELHVEQGLACADFTRGPCPPVTPTRRRVSARREPVEWLADCQYFTLFRQTSETPFVVGENGLCRLVVCVAGSGELVNGTRTPVSVGDVVLLPASSGAAVCHPAGSITLLECGVGPGPAR, encoded by the coding sequence ATGTCGCTGCCGCCGCTCCGGTTCGAGCCGATCTTCAAGGAAAACCTCTGGGGTGGCAGCCGGCTCCCCGCCTTCCTCCGCCGCCCGGCTCCGCGCGCGGGAGCGATCGGTGAGGCGTGGGTGCTCTCGGACGTGGACGGCAGCCCCAGCATCGTTGCCGACGGCCCCCACGCCGGTAAGACCCTCCGCCAGCTACTCGCGGCCGACGCCCGCGCCATTCTCGGCAGCGCCCCGCTCGTCAACGGCCGCTTCCCGCTGCTGCTGAAGTTCATCGACGCCCGGCAGGAACTGTCGGTGCAGGTCCACCCGGACGACGCCCAGGCCGCGGCTGCTCAGCCGGGGGCGAACGGCAAGACGGAAGCGTGGGTCATCCTCCGCACGAACCCGGACACGAGCCGCGTCTACGCCGGCTTCCGCGAGGGCGTCACGGCCGCCGACTTCCGCGCCGCCCTGGTGACGAAAACGGTGCCGCAGACGCTCCACTGCTTCACGCCGGCGCCCGGCGACTGCGTCTTCCTGGAGGCCGGCACCGTCCACGCCATCGGGGCCGAACTGGTCGTGTTCGAGGTGCAGCAGACGTGCGACATCACGTACCGGCTGTACGACTGGGACCGGGTGGACGAGAAGACGAAGCAGCCGCGCGAGCTGCACGTCGAGCAGGGGCTGGCGTGCGCCGACTTCACCCGCGGCCCGTGCCCACCGGTCACGCCGACCCGGCGGCGGGTGTCGGCCCGCCGGGAACCGGTGGAGTGGCTGGCCGACTGCCAGTATTTCACGTTGTTCCGGCAGACGAGCGAGACGCCGTTCGTCGTCGGGGAGAACGGGCTCTGCCGGCTGGTCGTGTGCGTGGCGGGGTCGGGCGAGTTGGTGAACGGGACGCGCACGCCGGTGTCGGTCGGGGATGTGGTGCTGTTGCCGGCGTCGTCGGGGGCGGCGGTGTGTCACCCGGCGGGGTCGATCACCCTGTTGGAGTGTGGCGTCGGACCCGGGCCTGCGCGTTGA
- a CDS encoding class I SAM-dependent methyltransferase has protein sequence MSAELFRGWELYDRITRANHMKHAETEAAVRAALARRAGPLRVLDLGCGDGRVAADVLAASRVSDYVGVDLSEGALDLHARRPAPGSCLTATRRLICGDIAGTLATLPAGGFDLVLAGFSLHHFPTDRKAGVLGDTARVLAPGGWFVWTDTYRREGESREAFLARLFVEVRTAWVAATPDEREQFVSHIGEFDHPEPLSWMTGRLAARGVALAEVLYRDEFYVSLHFTK, from the coding sequence GTGTCCGCCGAGCTGTTCCGCGGGTGGGAGCTGTACGACCGCATCACCCGCGCCAACCACATGAAGCACGCCGAGACGGAGGCCGCCGTCCGGGCGGCCCTCGCCCGGCGGGCCGGCCCGCTCCGCGTGCTTGATCTGGGCTGCGGCGACGGCCGCGTGGCGGCCGACGTGCTCGCCGCGAGCCGGGTGAGCGATTACGTCGGCGTCGATCTGTCCGAAGGCGCACTCGACCTGCACGCCCGCCGGCCCGCGCCCGGGTCCTGCCTCACCGCCACGCGACGGCTCATCTGCGGCGACATCGCCGGCACGCTTGCCACCCTACCCGCCGGCGGGTTCGACCTCGTCCTCGCCGGCTTCTCACTCCACCACTTCCCGACGGACCGGAAGGCCGGTGTTCTCGGCGACACCGCCCGCGTGCTGGCCCCCGGCGGGTGGTTCGTTTGGACCGACACCTACCGCCGGGAAGGGGAGTCGCGGGAAGCGTTCCTCGCCCGGTTGTTCGTGGAGGTGCGCACCGCCTGGGTCGCGGCCACGCCCGACGAGCGCGAGCAGTTCGTCAGCCACATCGGCGAGTTCGACCACCCCGAGCCGCTGTCGTGGATGACGGGCCGTCTCGCGGCCCGCGGGGTGGCGCTGGCCGAGGTGCTGTACCGGGACGAGTTTTACGTGTCCCTCCACTTCACGAAGTAG
- a CDS encoding outer membrane protein assembly factor BamB family protein, with product MLTRLPLAAIAAALLTAPVAADNWPQWRGVKNDGHAAGPAPTEWGPDKNVVWKVKLPGRGSSTPCVWEDKIFITSLDAAGTSLLCFGADGVEKWKASLGGPSGRGGRGDEGNDASASCSTDGKHVWAFAGNMKLACFDMAGRETWSVDLDKYGKVGTRGIQFGIHWTPVLYKDKLFLQVMHKNAQKVVALDAATGKELWAVERPGYSKGESPDVYASAFVWEGPGGEALLVAHGNDYCTGHRLDTGAEVWRVAGLNPTTNGAWRFVSCPLVTPDLILVPSCKNGPLVAFNPVGATGSISPGNPAEKWRHKETPDVVSPLRVGNIVYTLNSDNGGLTALDAGTGKQLYRQSLPAKQIYRGNMVHADGKILIVGREGVGFVIQAGPEFKVLATNDLKEKVYASPAVANGRLYVRTWDHLYCFGAK from the coding sequence GTGCTGACCCGCCTCCCGCTGGCCGCGATCGCCGCGGCCCTCCTCACCGCCCCCGTTGCCGCCGACAACTGGCCGCAGTGGCGCGGCGTCAAGAACGACGGCCACGCCGCCGGCCCGGCCCCGACCGAGTGGGGGCCGGACAAGAACGTCGTCTGGAAGGTCAAGCTCCCCGGCCGCGGGTCGTCCACCCCGTGCGTCTGGGAGGACAAGATCTTCATCACCTCCCTCGACGCGGCGGGCACCTCGCTCCTGTGCTTCGGCGCCGACGGGGTGGAGAAGTGGAAGGCGAGCCTCGGCGGCCCGTCCGGCCGCGGCGGCCGCGGGGACGAGGGGAACGACGCCTCGGCGTCGTGCAGCACCGACGGCAAGCACGTCTGGGCCTTCGCCGGTAACATGAAACTCGCGTGCTTCGACATGGCCGGCCGCGAGACGTGGTCGGTCGACCTGGACAAGTACGGCAAGGTCGGCACCCGGGGGATCCAGTTCGGGATCCACTGGACCCCGGTCCTGTACAAGGACAAGCTGTTCCTCCAGGTGATGCACAAGAACGCCCAGAAGGTGGTGGCGCTGGACGCCGCGACGGGCAAGGAGCTGTGGGCGGTCGAGCGGCCGGGGTACAGCAAGGGCGAGAGCCCGGACGTGTACGCCTCGGCATTCGTCTGGGAAGGGCCGGGCGGCGAGGCGCTGCTCGTGGCCCATGGAAACGACTACTGCACCGGCCACCGGCTCGACACCGGCGCAGAGGTGTGGCGCGTGGCCGGGCTGAACCCGACCACCAACGGGGCGTGGCGGTTCGTGTCGTGCCCGCTGGTCACCCCGGACCTGATCCTGGTGCCGTCGTGCAAGAACGGGCCGCTCGTGGCGTTCAACCCGGTCGGGGCGACGGGGTCGATCAGCCCCGGGAATCCGGCCGAGAAGTGGCGGCACAAGGAGACGCCGGACGTCGTCTCGCCGCTCCGGGTCGGCAACATCGTGTACACGCTCAACTCCGACAACGGCGGGCTGACCGCGCTCGACGCCGGCACCGGCAAGCAACTGTACCGGCAGTCCCTGCCGGCGAAGCAGATCTACCGCGGCAACATGGTCCACGCCGACGGGAAGATTCTGATCGTCGGCCGGGAGGGGGTCGGGTTCGTGATCCAGGCCGGGCCGGAGTTCAAGGTCCTGGCCACGAACGACCTGAAGGAGAAGGTGTACGCGTCGCCGGCGGTCGCCAACGGCCGGCTGTACGTCCGCACATGGGACCACCTGTACTGCTTCGGCGCGAAGTAG
- a CDS encoding DUF885 domain-containing protein translates to MRFAAPAALVLLGIAVMATPAAQPPAAVSAEDARLANFFQSYLDQQFRLHPVYATQQGNHDHDDRMDDLSPAARAKDVELTRKTLADVKKEIDPKKLSRDGRIDFEVFTHSLDYSLWSVANDNRFEFDPRVYGEFLTDSVFLLFTQSTLPRERNVQNAAKRVAAVPQVVAAAKAGLKNPPKILTEVTIRRNKGAIAFYEKDIWEFAGETPGSEPLATPCRAAVAALKDYQTWLETDLLPRSTGEWRLGEAKFAKKLELELDAGLTAAEVLKLAEGEADRVEREMYYVAKQLWSKLFPGRVLPPDDADGRRATTAAVLAELGKDHGKPENLLADVRKTVDGIRTFIREKKILTLPDPDTCKIVEMPEFQRGFSAAYLNPAPPLDPKADSLYAVAPPPRDWSAERVATFFREYNTPMLQVLTIHEAYPGHYVQLAYSNRCPSLVRKVLSSGVFAEGWAVYTEQMMLDQGYGAGDLSLRLHQLKFYLRAVLNAILDHRMHCAGMTDEQALALLMGRGFQTEAEAVAKVARAKQSSTQLSTYFVGRTAFYRLRQDVQRRRGDGFVLGTFHEQVLSHGTLPVKYLPELVR, encoded by the coding sequence ATGCGATTCGCCGCCCCCGCCGCCCTGGTCCTCCTGGGAATCGCCGTCATGGCCACCCCCGCCGCCCAGCCGCCGGCCGCCGTGAGCGCCGAGGACGCCCGCCTCGCCAACTTCTTCCAGAGCTATCTCGACCAGCAGTTCCGGCTCCACCCGGTCTACGCGACGCAGCAGGGGAACCACGACCACGACGACCGCATGGACGACCTCTCGCCCGCGGCCCGCGCCAAGGACGTGGAGCTCACCCGCAAGACGCTCGCCGACGTGAAGAAGGAGATCGACCCCAAGAAGCTGTCCCGCGACGGCCGCATCGACTTCGAGGTGTTCACCCACAGCCTCGACTACTCGCTGTGGAGCGTTGCGAACGACAACCGCTTCGAGTTCGACCCGCGAGTGTACGGCGAGTTCCTCACCGACAGCGTGTTCCTGTTGTTCACGCAGTCCACGCTGCCGCGCGAGCGGAACGTGCAGAACGCCGCGAAGCGCGTCGCCGCGGTGCCGCAGGTGGTTGCCGCCGCGAAGGCCGGCCTGAAGAACCCGCCCAAGATTCTCACCGAGGTGACGATCCGCCGGAACAAGGGGGCGATCGCCTTCTACGAGAAGGACATCTGGGAGTTCGCCGGCGAGACGCCCGGCAGCGAGCCGCTGGCGACGCCGTGCCGCGCCGCCGTCGCGGCGCTGAAGGACTACCAAACGTGGCTCGAAACCGACCTGCTGCCGCGCTCCACGGGTGAATGGCGGCTCGGCGAGGCGAAGTTCGCCAAGAAGCTCGAACTGGAACTCGACGCCGGCCTGACCGCGGCCGAGGTGCTGAAACTCGCCGAGGGTGAGGCCGACCGCGTCGAGCGCGAGATGTATTACGTCGCCAAGCAGCTGTGGTCGAAACTGTTCCCCGGCCGCGTGCTCCCGCCCGACGACGCCGACGGCCGCCGCGCTACCACCGCCGCCGTGCTCGCCGAGCTGGGCAAGGACCACGGCAAGCCGGAGAACCTCCTCGCCGACGTGCGCAAGACCGTGGACGGCATCCGCACCTTCATCCGCGAGAAGAAGATCCTGACGCTGCCGGACCCGGACACGTGCAAGATCGTGGAGATGCCGGAGTTCCAGCGCGGGTTCTCGGCCGCGTACCTGAACCCGGCCCCGCCCCTCGACCCGAAGGCGGACAGCCTGTACGCCGTCGCCCCGCCGCCGCGGGACTGGAGCGCCGAGCGGGTGGCGACGTTCTTCCGGGAGTACAACACGCCGATGCTCCAGGTGCTGACCATCCACGAGGCGTACCCCGGGCACTACGTCCAGCTGGCGTACTCGAACCGCTGCCCGTCGCTGGTGCGGAAGGTGCTGTCGTCCGGCGTCTTCGCCGAGGGGTGGGCGGTGTACACCGAGCAGATGATGCTCGACCAGGGCTACGGCGCCGGCGACCTGTCGCTGCGGCTGCACCAGCTGAAGTTCTACCTGCGGGCGGTGCTCAATGCGATCCTCGACCACCGCATGCACTGCGCCGGCATGACCGACGAGCAGGCGCTGGCGCTGCTGATGGGTCGGGGCTTCCAGACCGAGGCCGAAGCCGTGGCGAAGGTGGCGCGGGCGAAGCAGAGCAGCACGCAGCTCTCGACGTACTTCGTGGGCCGGACGGCGTTCTACCGGCTGCGGCAGGACGTGCAGCGCCGCCGCGGCGACGGCTTCGTGCTTGGCACGTTCCACGAGCAGGTGTTGAGCCACGGCACGCTGCCGGTGAAGTACCTGCCCGAACTGGTGCGTTGA